The following are from one region of the Endozoicomonas sp. 4G genome:
- a CDS encoding C2H2-type zinc finger protein produces MLYKKLLILTLVFAFSVHCSDGNAHENRLSLLFALRLLSEDNLKIGLYSPGVGTILLPLFPVRDGQPELDSMVKAIATEIQQRNDQQREIIATARQRGSLMLSCFRDSKRAEEPAEEGIEEESETIEWWQLQQEPEVEHRDMLRVCFADDILLKPGTRYCFSPDSGIEAKAYRRAASGDSAYSEDSGSEDSGNSDESSDNPSNEDETDSETGVLFINTTPDPFQALNEISDYCATLRQKMIDQNSISDGEITTEPKPHLVADQKPRTHRCDHEGCNFSAVWLSRLKKHKQTHLAADQKLRTHRCDHEGCNFGAGWVSHLKRHKQTHLPVDQRFKPHQCGHEGCNFSTDHTGNLKLHKQTHLPADQRLRMHQCDHEGCDYSTDHRGHLERHKQTHLSADQKSKRLKMHQCDHGGCDYSTVSMSHLKRHKQIHLPADQRLWVSQCDHEGCNFRTNYASNLKTHKQTHLPAGQRLKRKAYGQPPSDKKRKKGDKE; encoded by the coding sequence TTGCCTTTTCTGTGCATTGCTCTGATGGCAATGCTCATGAAAATAGGTTGTCTTTGCTCTTCGCTCTAAGGCTGCTATCTGAGGACAACTTGAAAATCGGTCTTTACTCCCCGGGCGTCGGAACTATTCTTCTCCCTCTTTTCCCAGTCCGGGATGGGCAACCGGAACTTGACTCCATGGTTAAAGCGATCGCCACTGAGATACAGCAAAGAAACGATCAGCAACGTGAAATCATTGCCACAGCCAGACAAAGGGGCAGCCTGATGCTCTCTTGCTTCAGAGACAGCAAAAGGGCTGAGGAACCAGCAGAAGAGGGCATTGAAGAAGAGAGCGAGACGATTGAATGGTGGCAGTTGCAGCAAGAACCCGAGGTGGAGCACCGCGACATGCTACGAGTTTGCTTCGCTGATGACATCCTCTTAAAGCCGGGCACTCGCTATTGCTTTTCTCCTGACTCTGGCATCGAAGCTAAGGCTTACCGTCGAGCAGCCTCTGGTGATAGTGCTTACAGCGAAGACAGTGGGAGTGAAGACAGTGGAAACTCTGATGAAAGCAGCGACAACCCTTCAAACGAAGACGAAACTGATAGCGAAACGGGTGTCTTGTTTATAAACACGACACCTGATCCTTTTCAAGCATTAAACGAAATCAGTGACTATTGTGCGACTCTGAGACAGAAAATGATTGACCAGAACTCCATTTCAGATGGTGAAATAACCACTGAGCCAAAGCCCCACCTGGTTGCCGACCAGAAACCCAGAACGCACCGGTGTGACCATGAGGGCTGCAACTTCAGCGCCGTATGGCTGAGCCGTCTGAAAAAGCACAAACAGACTCACCTGGCAGCCGACCAGAAACTCAGGACGCACCGGTGTGACCATGAGGGCTGCAACTTCGGCGCCGGATGGGTGAGCCATCTGAAAAGGCACAAACAGACCCACCTGCCTGTCGACCAGAGGTTCAAGCCGCACCAGTGTGGCCATGAGGGCTGCAACTTCAGCACCGACCACACGGGCAATCTGAAACTGCACAAACAGACCCACTTGCCTGCCGACCAGAGACTCAGGATGCACCAGTGTGACCATGAGGGGTGCGACTACAGCACCGACCACAGGGGCCATCTGGAAAGGCACAAACAGACTCACCTGTCTGCCGACCAGAAATCCAAGAGACTCAAGATGCACCAGTGTGACCACGGGGGCTGCGACTACAGCACCGTCAGCATGAGCCATCTGAAAAGGCACAAACAGATCCATCTGCCTGCCGACCAGAGACTCTGGGTGTCTCAGTGTGACCATGAGGGCTGCAACTTCAGAACCAACTATGCGAGCAATCTGAAAACGCATAAACAGACCCACCTGCCTGCCGGGCAGAGACTCAAGAGGAAAGCGTATGGCCAGCCGCCATCTGACAAGAAAAGAAAGAAGGGTGATAAAGAGTGA